From the Dunckerocampus dactyliophorus isolate RoL2022-P2 chromosome 12, RoL_Ddac_1.1, whole genome shotgun sequence genome, one window contains:
- the usf1 gene encoding upstream stimulatory factor 1 isoform X2, producing MKSQQKIPDPDASTTVNEEGSVATAEDPAAIATIQSAATFTDQPIKYLFKTEGGGGQVTYRVIQVSDGQLEGQTDGAAAVSLVTGFPATTQAITQSEGIEGDGSSETQYSYYPATIAEAPTGTMVTTVQASDTVLSQTTPTGQLYVMMSPQEVLTGSTQRTIAPRTQPYIAKQEPPRGSRDEKRRAQHNEVERRRRDKINNWIVQLSKTIPDCNIDYTKTGQSKGGILSKACDYIKELRQSNLKLGEDLGALDRLRIDNQLLRQEVEDCKSKNQILRNVLRQHGIASSTEPQ from the exons ATGAAGAG CCAACAGAAAATCCCAGATCCAGATGCGAGTACTACTGTCAACGAGGAAG GCTCTGTCGCCACTGCAGAGGACCCAGCAGCTATTGCAACCATCCAGTCTGCTGCTACATTCACAGACCAACCTATCAAATATTTATTCAAGACAGAAGGAGGAGGTGGACAG GTGACCTACAGAGTGATCCAGGTGTCAGACGGTCAGTTGGAGGGTCAGACAGACGGAGCTGCAGCAGTGAGTCTGGTTACTGGGTTCCCTGCAACCACTCAAGCCATCACGCAG TCAGAGGGGATAGAGGGCGATGGCAGCAGTGAGACACAGTACTCTTACTATCCTGCTACCATTGCTGAAGCCCCAACTGGGACCATGGTGACCACAGTGCAGGCATCCGACACGGTGCTCAGCCAGACCACGCCCACAG gGCAGCTCTATGTGATGATGTCACCCCAGGAGGTTTTGACAGGATCCACCCAAAGGACAATCGCACCTCGCACTCAGCCATACATAGC AAAACAAGAGCCTCCTCGAGGTTCCAGAGATGAGAAAAGACGTGCACAGCACAATGAAG TTGAGCGCCGGCGTCGTGACAAAATTAATAACTGGATTGTGCAGCTGTCGAAGACAATACCAGACTGCAACATTGACTATACTAAGACAGGACAG agtaaagGTGGAATTTTATCCAAAGCCTGTGACTACATCAAGGAACTCAGACAGAGCAACTTGAAGTTGGGGGAAGATCTCGGTGCACTTGATCGACTTAGGATCGACAATCAGCTTCTCAGACAGGAG GTAGAAGACTGCAAATCGAAGAATCAGATCCTGAGGAATGTTCTCCGACAGCATGGCATTGCATCCAGCACGGAGCCACAGTGA
- the usf1 gene encoding upstream stimulatory factor 1 isoform X1 has translation MKSQQKIPDPDASTTVNEEGSVATAEDPAAIATIQSAATFTDQPIKYLFKTEGGGGQVTYRVIQVSDGQLEGQTDGAAAVSLVTGFPATTQAITQAVFSQSEGIEGDGSSETQYSYYPATIAEAPTGTMVTTVQASDTVLSQTTPTGQLYVMMSPQEVLTGSTQRTIAPRTQPYIAKQEPPRGSRDEKRRAQHNEVERRRRDKINNWIVQLSKTIPDCNIDYTKTGQSKGGILSKACDYIKELRQSNLKLGEDLGALDRLRIDNQLLRQEVEDCKSKNQILRNVLRQHGIASSTEPQ, from the exons ATGAAGAG CCAACAGAAAATCCCAGATCCAGATGCGAGTACTACTGTCAACGAGGAAG GCTCTGTCGCCACTGCAGAGGACCCAGCAGCTATTGCAACCATCCAGTCTGCTGCTACATTCACAGACCAACCTATCAAATATTTATTCAAGACAGAAGGAGGAGGTGGACAG GTGACCTACAGAGTGATCCAGGTGTCAGACGGTCAGTTGGAGGGTCAGACAGACGGAGCTGCAGCAGTGAGTCTGGTTACTGGGTTCCCTGCAACCACTCAAGCCATCACGCAG GCTGTGTTCTCTCAGTCAGAGGGGATAGAGGGCGATGGCAGCAGTGAGACACAGTACTCTTACTATCCTGCTACCATTGCTGAAGCCCCAACTGGGACCATGGTGACCACAGTGCAGGCATCCGACACGGTGCTCAGCCAGACCACGCCCACAG gGCAGCTCTATGTGATGATGTCACCCCAGGAGGTTTTGACAGGATCCACCCAAAGGACAATCGCACCTCGCACTCAGCCATACATAGC AAAACAAGAGCCTCCTCGAGGTTCCAGAGATGAGAAAAGACGTGCACAGCACAATGAAG TTGAGCGCCGGCGTCGTGACAAAATTAATAACTGGATTGTGCAGCTGTCGAAGACAATACCAGACTGCAACATTGACTATACTAAGACAGGACAG agtaaagGTGGAATTTTATCCAAAGCCTGTGACTACATCAAGGAACTCAGACAGAGCAACTTGAAGTTGGGGGAAGATCTCGGTGCACTTGATCGACTTAGGATCGACAATCAGCTTCTCAGACAGGAG GTAGAAGACTGCAAATCGAAGAATCAGATCCTGAGGAATGTTCTCCGACAGCATGGCATTGCATCCAGCACGGAGCCACAGTGA
- the usf1 gene encoding upstream stimulatory factor 1 isoform X5 encodes MWTQVLSEVTYRVIQVSDGQLEGQTDGAAAVSLVTGFPATTQAITQAVFSQSEGIEGDGSSETQYSYYPATIAEAPTGTMVTTVQASDTVLSQTTPTGQLYVMMSPQEVLTGSTQRTIAPRTQPYIAKQEPPRGSRDEKRRAQHNEVERRRRDKINNWIVQLSKTIPDCNIDYTKTGQSKGGILSKACDYIKELRQSNLKLGEDLGALDRLRIDNQLLRQEVEDCKSKNQILRNVLRQHGIASSTEPQ; translated from the exons ATGTGGACTCAAGTGCTCAGTGAG GTGACCTACAGAGTGATCCAGGTGTCAGACGGTCAGTTGGAGGGTCAGACAGACGGAGCTGCAGCAGTGAGTCTGGTTACTGGGTTCCCTGCAACCACTCAAGCCATCACGCAG GCTGTGTTCTCTCAGTCAGAGGGGATAGAGGGCGATGGCAGCAGTGAGACACAGTACTCTTACTATCCTGCTACCATTGCTGAAGCCCCAACTGGGACCATGGTGACCACAGTGCAGGCATCCGACACGGTGCTCAGCCAGACCACGCCCACAG gGCAGCTCTATGTGATGATGTCACCCCAGGAGGTTTTGACAGGATCCACCCAAAGGACAATCGCACCTCGCACTCAGCCATACATAGC AAAACAAGAGCCTCCTCGAGGTTCCAGAGATGAGAAAAGACGTGCACAGCACAATGAAG TTGAGCGCCGGCGTCGTGACAAAATTAATAACTGGATTGTGCAGCTGTCGAAGACAATACCAGACTGCAACATTGACTATACTAAGACAGGACAG agtaaagGTGGAATTTTATCCAAAGCCTGTGACTACATCAAGGAACTCAGACAGAGCAACTTGAAGTTGGGGGAAGATCTCGGTGCACTTGATCGACTTAGGATCGACAATCAGCTTCTCAGACAGGAG GTAGAAGACTGCAAATCGAAGAATCAGATCCTGAGGAATGTTCTCCGACAGCATGGCATTGCATCCAGCACGGAGCCACAGTGA
- the usf1 gene encoding upstream stimulatory factor 1 isoform X4, giving the protein MKSQQKIPDPDASTTVNEEGSVATAEDPAAIATIQSAATFTDQPIKYLFKTEGGGGQVTYRVIQVSDGQLEGQTDGAAAVSLVTGFPATTQAITQAVFSQSEGIEGDGSSETQYSYYPATIAEAPTGTMVTTVQASDTVLSQTTPTGQLYVMMSPQEVLTGSTQRTIAPRTQPYIAKQEPPRGSRDEKRRAQHNEVERRRRDKINNWIVQLSKTIPDCNIDYTKTGQSKGGILSKACDYIKELRQSNLKLGEDLGALDRLRIDNQLLRQEVCW; this is encoded by the exons ATGAAGAG CCAACAGAAAATCCCAGATCCAGATGCGAGTACTACTGTCAACGAGGAAG GCTCTGTCGCCACTGCAGAGGACCCAGCAGCTATTGCAACCATCCAGTCTGCTGCTACATTCACAGACCAACCTATCAAATATTTATTCAAGACAGAAGGAGGAGGTGGACAG GTGACCTACAGAGTGATCCAGGTGTCAGACGGTCAGTTGGAGGGTCAGACAGACGGAGCTGCAGCAGTGAGTCTGGTTACTGGGTTCCCTGCAACCACTCAAGCCATCACGCAG GCTGTGTTCTCTCAGTCAGAGGGGATAGAGGGCGATGGCAGCAGTGAGACACAGTACTCTTACTATCCTGCTACCATTGCTGAAGCCCCAACTGGGACCATGGTGACCACAGTGCAGGCATCCGACACGGTGCTCAGCCAGACCACGCCCACAG gGCAGCTCTATGTGATGATGTCACCCCAGGAGGTTTTGACAGGATCCACCCAAAGGACAATCGCACCTCGCACTCAGCCATACATAGC AAAACAAGAGCCTCCTCGAGGTTCCAGAGATGAGAAAAGACGTGCACAGCACAATGAAG TTGAGCGCCGGCGTCGTGACAAAATTAATAACTGGATTGTGCAGCTGTCGAAGACAATACCAGACTGCAACATTGACTATACTAAGACAGGACAG agtaaagGTGGAATTTTATCCAAAGCCTGTGACTACATCAAGGAACTCAGACAGAGCAACTTGAAGTTGGGGGAAGATCTCGGTGCACTTGATCGACTTAGGATCGACAATCAGCTTCTCAGACAGGAGGTATGTTG GTAG
- the usf1 gene encoding upstream stimulatory factor 1 isoform X3, whose amino-acid sequence MKSQQKIPDPDASTTVNEEGSVATAEDPAAIATIQSAATFTDQPIKYLFKTEGGGGQVTYRVIQVSDGQLEGQTDGAAAVSLVTGFPATTQAITQAVFSQSEGIEGDGSSETQYSYYPATIAEAPTGTMVTTVQASDTVLSQTTPTGQLYVMMSPQEVLTGSTQRTIAPRTQPYIAKQEPPRGSRDEKRRAQHNEVERRRRDKINNWIVQLSKTIPDCNIDYTKTGQSKGGILSKACDYIKELRQSNLKLGEDLGALDRLRIDNQLLRQEASFTV is encoded by the exons ATGAAGAG CCAACAGAAAATCCCAGATCCAGATGCGAGTACTACTGTCAACGAGGAAG GCTCTGTCGCCACTGCAGAGGACCCAGCAGCTATTGCAACCATCCAGTCTGCTGCTACATTCACAGACCAACCTATCAAATATTTATTCAAGACAGAAGGAGGAGGTGGACAG GTGACCTACAGAGTGATCCAGGTGTCAGACGGTCAGTTGGAGGGTCAGACAGACGGAGCTGCAGCAGTGAGTCTGGTTACTGGGTTCCCTGCAACCACTCAAGCCATCACGCAG GCTGTGTTCTCTCAGTCAGAGGGGATAGAGGGCGATGGCAGCAGTGAGACACAGTACTCTTACTATCCTGCTACCATTGCTGAAGCCCCAACTGGGACCATGGTGACCACAGTGCAGGCATCCGACACGGTGCTCAGCCAGACCACGCCCACAG gGCAGCTCTATGTGATGATGTCACCCCAGGAGGTTTTGACAGGATCCACCCAAAGGACAATCGCACCTCGCACTCAGCCATACATAGC AAAACAAGAGCCTCCTCGAGGTTCCAGAGATGAGAAAAGACGTGCACAGCACAATGAAG TTGAGCGCCGGCGTCGTGACAAAATTAATAACTGGATTGTGCAGCTGTCGAAGACAATACCAGACTGCAACATTGACTATACTAAGACAGGACAG agtaaagGTGGAATTTTATCCAAAGCCTGTGACTACATCAAGGAACTCAGACAGAGCAACTTGAAGTTGGGGGAAGATCTCGGTGCACTTGATCGACTTAGGATCGACAATCAGCTTCTCAGACAGGAG Gcatcatttacagtatga
- the relb gene encoding nuclear factor NF-kappa-B p105 subunit isoform X2, which translates to MDVFNRTPERGLSDFDLIQEIITEAVSLPRPPPPPADLCNQNHRMLHQSPSSPPSQRVLVGRGTACQSSCTFTQPLQQLCSSQDMSHPPPSSAHHHHHHQAGSPRRGRACRMTSKTASTISSMGRRGEAEMLERVLEKPKLVVVEQPKERGMRFRYECEGRSAGSILGASGTESNKTQPAIEIEGPVDHLKKVTVTVSLVTKDPPHRPHPHCLVGKDCPNRSGICVVTLNPQSNRRHSFANLGIQCVRRKELDVSLQKRRSQNIDPFQTGHSKGIEDMDMNAVRLCFQCELEWEDGTKDSLSPVVSNPIYDKKATTTSQLKISQLNQYRGPCTGKTEIYMLCDKVQKDDIEIIFRRGSWKANDPYEVKRKRKIKSDISFQEKANVTAEGAASTSAPEQTFHFPHAVMSPSERPCSAQPGPSTLGEMCYTESQDSNMDTDDLALINQLLELPVFMDMLSDEAITSAIPSGFDQGPDGSQAFFANMDANRNQNFGLYTQDFSHYADLQFNMLVNENRNLQPPETQASPSNMVQVKIEDDL; encoded by the exons ATGGACGTTTTTAACCGTACGCCTG AGAGAGGACTGTCCGACTTTG ACCTCATCCAGGAGATCATCACAGAGGCTGTGTCTCTCCCCAGGCCGCCGCCTCCTCCCGCCGACCTCTGCAACCAGAACCACAGGATGCTGCATCAGAGCCCCTCTTCGCCGCCCTCTCAGCGAGTACTGGTGGGCAGAGGCACTGCGTGTCAG TCAAGCTGCACCTTCACTCAGCCTCTTCAGCAGCTCTGTTCCTCCCAGGATATGTCTCACCCCCCACCGTCCTCCgcccatcatcatcaccatcatcaagCCGGCTCCCCTCGACGTGGCCGAGCGTGTCGGATGACCTCCAAGACTGCCAGCACCATCTCCTCCATGGGGCGCAGGGGAGAGGCAGAGATGCTGGAGCGAGTTCTGGAGAAGCCCAAACTAGTGGTGGTGGAGCAGCCCAAAGAACGAGGCATGAGGTTTCGCTACGAGTGCGAGGGCCGCTCGGCCGGCAGCATCCTGGGGGCGTCTGGGACTGAAAGCAACAAGACTCAGCCTGCAATAGAG ATTGAAGGCCCTGTCGACCACTTGAAGAAGGTGACAGTCACTGTTTCCCTGGTGACCAAAGACCCCCCACACCGGCCACACCCCCACTGCCTGGTGGGAAAGGACTGCCCCAACCGGTCGGGAATCTGCGTGGTGACGCTGAATCCTCAAAGCAACAGACGCCACAG CTTTGCGAACCTGGGCATCCAGTGTGTGAGAAGGAAAGAACTGGACGTCTCACTTCAGAAGAGAAGAAGCCAGAATATTGACCCCTTTCAAA CTGGTCACTCCAAAGGCATCGAGGACATGGACATGAACGCAGTGCGTCTGTGTTTCCAGTGTGAGCTGGAGTGGGAGGACGGCACAAAGGACAGCCTTAGCCCTGTGGTGTCCAACCCCATCTATGACAAAA AGGCAACTACTACTTCCCAGTTAAAAATCAGCCAGCTGAACCAGTACAGAGGACCCTGCACTGGCAAGACAGAGATATACATGCTGTGTGACAAAGTGCAGAAAG ATGACATCGAAATCATCTTCAGGCGCGGATCGTGGAAGGCAAACG ATCCTTATGAGGTGAAGAGGAAGCGGAAAATCAAGTCCGACATCAGCTTCCAGGAAAAGGCCAACGTGACAG CCGAGGGTGCAGCGTCAACATCAGCACCAGAACAGACCTTCCACTTCCCTCACGCCGTCATGTCACCAAGCGAGAGGCCATGCTCAGCGCAGCCGGGGCCCTCCACCTTGGGAGAGATGTGCTACACTGAATCCCAGGACTCCAACATGGACACTGATGACTTGGCCCTCATTAACCAGTTGCTGGAACTGCCCGTCTTCATGGACATGCTCTCGGATGAGGCCATTACCTCAGCCATCCCCTCTGGATTCGATCAGGGCCCAGATGGCAGCCAGGCCTTCTTTGCCAACATGGACGCCAACCGGAACCAGAACTTTGGCTTGTACACGCAGGACTTTTCCCACTACGCAGACTTGCAGTTCAACATGCTAGTCAATGAGAACCGGAACCTGCAGCCGCCTGAGACGCAGGCCAGCCCATCCAACATGGTCCAGGTGAAGATAGAAGACGATCTATGA
- the relb gene encoding transcription factor RelB homolog isoform X1: MDVFNRTPERGLSDFDLIQEIITEAVSLPRPPPPPADLCNQNHRMLHQSPSSPPSQRVLVGRGTACQSSCTFTQPLQQLCSSQDMSHPPPSSAHHHHHHQAGSPRRGRACRMTSKTASTISSMGRRGEAEMLERVLEKPKLVVVEQPKERGMRFRYECEGRSAGSILGASGTESNKTQPAIEIEGPVDHLKKVTVTVSLVTKDPPHRPHPHCLVGKDCPNRSGICVVTLNPQSNRRHSFANLGIQCVRRKELDVSLQKRRSQNIDPFQTGHSKGIEDMDMNAVRLCFQCELEWEDGTKDSLSPVVSNPIYDKKATTTSQLKISQLNQYRGPCTGKTEIYMLCDKVQKDDIEIIFRRGSWKANGEFAQTDVHRQIAIVFKTPPYQDQDIIEEVDVSVTLRRLSDQMESEPVNFTYLPYNSDPYEVKRKRKIKSDISFQEKANVTAEGAASTSAPEQTFHFPHAVMSPSERPCSAQPGPSTLGEMCYTESQDSNMDTDDLALINQLLELPVFMDMLSDEAITSAIPSGFDQGPDGSQAFFANMDANRNQNFGLYTQDFSHYADLQFNMLVNENRNLQPPETQASPSNMVQVKIEDDL; encoded by the exons ATGGACGTTTTTAACCGTACGCCTG AGAGAGGACTGTCCGACTTTG ACCTCATCCAGGAGATCATCACAGAGGCTGTGTCTCTCCCCAGGCCGCCGCCTCCTCCCGCCGACCTCTGCAACCAGAACCACAGGATGCTGCATCAGAGCCCCTCTTCGCCGCCCTCTCAGCGAGTACTGGTGGGCAGAGGCACTGCGTGTCAG TCAAGCTGCACCTTCACTCAGCCTCTTCAGCAGCTCTGTTCCTCCCAGGATATGTCTCACCCCCCACCGTCCTCCgcccatcatcatcaccatcatcaagCCGGCTCCCCTCGACGTGGCCGAGCGTGTCGGATGACCTCCAAGACTGCCAGCACCATCTCCTCCATGGGGCGCAGGGGAGAGGCAGAGATGCTGGAGCGAGTTCTGGAGAAGCCCAAACTAGTGGTGGTGGAGCAGCCCAAAGAACGAGGCATGAGGTTTCGCTACGAGTGCGAGGGCCGCTCGGCCGGCAGCATCCTGGGGGCGTCTGGGACTGAAAGCAACAAGACTCAGCCTGCAATAGAG ATTGAAGGCCCTGTCGACCACTTGAAGAAGGTGACAGTCACTGTTTCCCTGGTGACCAAAGACCCCCCACACCGGCCACACCCCCACTGCCTGGTGGGAAAGGACTGCCCCAACCGGTCGGGAATCTGCGTGGTGACGCTGAATCCTCAAAGCAACAGACGCCACAG CTTTGCGAACCTGGGCATCCAGTGTGTGAGAAGGAAAGAACTGGACGTCTCACTTCAGAAGAGAAGAAGCCAGAATATTGACCCCTTTCAAA CTGGTCACTCCAAAGGCATCGAGGACATGGACATGAACGCAGTGCGTCTGTGTTTCCAGTGTGAGCTGGAGTGGGAGGACGGCACAAAGGACAGCCTTAGCCCTGTGGTGTCCAACCCCATCTATGACAAAA AGGCAACTACTACTTCCCAGTTAAAAATCAGCCAGCTGAACCAGTACAGAGGACCCTGCACTGGCAAGACAGAGATATACATGCTGTGTGACAAAGTGCAGAAAG ATGACATCGAAATCATCTTCAGGCGCGGATCGTGGAAGGCAAACGGTGAGTTCGCCCAAACGGACGTTCACCGGCAGATCGCCATCGTGTTTAAAACACCGCCCTACCAGGACCAGGACATCATAGAGGAAGTGGACGTCAGCGTCACGCTACGCCGTCTCTCGGACCAGATGGAGAGCGAGCCGGTTAACTTTACGTACCTACCATACAACTCAG ATCCTTATGAGGTGAAGAGGAAGCGGAAAATCAAGTCCGACATCAGCTTCCAGGAAAAGGCCAACGTGACAG CCGAGGGTGCAGCGTCAACATCAGCACCAGAACAGACCTTCCACTTCCCTCACGCCGTCATGTCACCAAGCGAGAGGCCATGCTCAGCGCAGCCGGGGCCCTCCACCTTGGGAGAGATGTGCTACACTGAATCCCAGGACTCCAACATGGACACTGATGACTTGGCCCTCATTAACCAGTTGCTGGAACTGCCCGTCTTCATGGACATGCTCTCGGATGAGGCCATTACCTCAGCCATCCCCTCTGGATTCGATCAGGGCCCAGATGGCAGCCAGGCCTTCTTTGCCAACATGGACGCCAACCGGAACCAGAACTTTGGCTTGTACACGCAGGACTTTTCCCACTACGCAGACTTGCAGTTCAACATGCTAGTCAATGAGAACCGGAACCTGCAGCCGCCTGAGACGCAGGCCAGCCCATCCAACATGGTCCAGGTGAAGATAGAAGACGATCTATGA
- the relb gene encoding transcription factor RelB isoform X3: MSHPPPSSAHHHHHHQAGSPRRGRACRMTSKTASTISSMGRRGEAEMLERVLEKPKLVVVEQPKERGMRFRYECEGRSAGSILGASGTESNKTQPAIEIEGPVDHLKKVTVTVSLVTKDPPHRPHPHCLVGKDCPNRSGICVVTLNPQSNRRHSFANLGIQCVRRKELDVSLQKRRSQNIDPFQTGHSKGIEDMDMNAVRLCFQCELEWEDGTKDSLSPVVSNPIYDKKATTTSQLKISQLNQYRGPCTGKTEIYMLCDKVQKDDIEIIFRRGSWKANGEFAQTDVHRQIAIVFKTPPYQDQDIIEEVDVSVTLRRLSDQMESEPVNFTYLPYNSDPYEVKRKRKIKSDISFQEKANVTAEGAASTSAPEQTFHFPHAVMSPSERPCSAQPGPSTLGEMCYTESQDSNMDTDDLALINQLLELPVFMDMLSDEAITSAIPSGFDQGPDGSQAFFANMDANRNQNFGLYTQDFSHYADLQFNMLVNENRNLQPPETQASPSNMVQVKIEDDL; encoded by the exons ATGTCTCACCCCCCACCGTCCTCCgcccatcatcatcaccatcatcaagCCGGCTCCCCTCGACGTGGCCGAGCGTGTCGGATGACCTCCAAGACTGCCAGCACCATCTCCTCCATGGGGCGCAGGGGAGAGGCAGAGATGCTGGAGCGAGTTCTGGAGAAGCCCAAACTAGTGGTGGTGGAGCAGCCCAAAGAACGAGGCATGAGGTTTCGCTACGAGTGCGAGGGCCGCTCGGCCGGCAGCATCCTGGGGGCGTCTGGGACTGAAAGCAACAAGACTCAGCCTGCAATAGAG ATTGAAGGCCCTGTCGACCACTTGAAGAAGGTGACAGTCACTGTTTCCCTGGTGACCAAAGACCCCCCACACCGGCCACACCCCCACTGCCTGGTGGGAAAGGACTGCCCCAACCGGTCGGGAATCTGCGTGGTGACGCTGAATCCTCAAAGCAACAGACGCCACAG CTTTGCGAACCTGGGCATCCAGTGTGTGAGAAGGAAAGAACTGGACGTCTCACTTCAGAAGAGAAGAAGCCAGAATATTGACCCCTTTCAAA CTGGTCACTCCAAAGGCATCGAGGACATGGACATGAACGCAGTGCGTCTGTGTTTCCAGTGTGAGCTGGAGTGGGAGGACGGCACAAAGGACAGCCTTAGCCCTGTGGTGTCCAACCCCATCTATGACAAAA AGGCAACTACTACTTCCCAGTTAAAAATCAGCCAGCTGAACCAGTACAGAGGACCCTGCACTGGCAAGACAGAGATATACATGCTGTGTGACAAAGTGCAGAAAG ATGACATCGAAATCATCTTCAGGCGCGGATCGTGGAAGGCAAACGGTGAGTTCGCCCAAACGGACGTTCACCGGCAGATCGCCATCGTGTTTAAAACACCGCCCTACCAGGACCAGGACATCATAGAGGAAGTGGACGTCAGCGTCACGCTACGCCGTCTCTCGGACCAGATGGAGAGCGAGCCGGTTAACTTTACGTACCTACCATACAACTCAG ATCCTTATGAGGTGAAGAGGAAGCGGAAAATCAAGTCCGACATCAGCTTCCAGGAAAAGGCCAACGTGACAG CCGAGGGTGCAGCGTCAACATCAGCACCAGAACAGACCTTCCACTTCCCTCACGCCGTCATGTCACCAAGCGAGAGGCCATGCTCAGCGCAGCCGGGGCCCTCCACCTTGGGAGAGATGTGCTACACTGAATCCCAGGACTCCAACATGGACACTGATGACTTGGCCCTCATTAACCAGTTGCTGGAACTGCCCGTCTTCATGGACATGCTCTCGGATGAGGCCATTACCTCAGCCATCCCCTCTGGATTCGATCAGGGCCCAGATGGCAGCCAGGCCTTCTTTGCCAACATGGACGCCAACCGGAACCAGAACTTTGGCTTGTACACGCAGGACTTTTCCCACTACGCAGACTTGCAGTTCAACATGCTAGTCAATGAGAACCGGAACCTGCAGCCGCCTGAGACGCAGGCCAGCCCATCCAACATGGTCCAGGTGAAGATAGAAGACGATCTATGA